The Lolium rigidum isolate FL_2022 chromosome 1, APGP_CSIRO_Lrig_0.1, whole genome shotgun sequence region TAATTTTGTGGGGTATCATCAACCAGCTTACCAGCATAATATGGAGAAAACATTCCCAAACATGGTTTGCTCCCATCTGTGTTATCCTGCCTTCCAAACGCCTGGTATCCCACCAAACCAAAACACCGTTAATTAATGATCTATGTTTTTTTAGAACATGACCTATGTCTATTGTAAGTTCTTTACTGGGGACTTGCGCTGTTGCACACACACTGTTAATGCAGTTGTTTGgcatttaaaacaaaacaaaaaaaaaagaccagGGGAGCATGTAAGAAGTTGCAACCAGCTACATCATGTGATCTTCAGTTCATACGCAGCAAGCTTACATTACAATTTACATTAATAGCTCAAGTGAACTGAACTTGGCATGGTCAAATATTTCTAATGATTACAACTCCAGTATCCCGAATCATACGCGATCATTCTATCAGTGATGGCACCTCTCATCCAGCAATTCAGCTATTTGGGCTGGCTCACCGGGAGGTAGACGCCTTCAGCTGCAACCCAGACATTGTCAGGTCGCTTGTCGCCAACCCCGCATACCTGCATAGGCAGAAATAATAATCCAATTGACACACAATTTGTATGTTCTTCCATTATATGAGAATAGCACCTAGAGCATCTGATAACATACAGGATTCAACGGAACATCCGAGACTATTCTTGTGGACTCACCTCTTGCTGCCCCCCCGCAATGCGGGTGTACTTCCTGTCATGGCTGTGGAGATAGCCACCAGTGTCAACATGGCGCAATCGAATTCTCTGCTTTTGCCGCCACGTTTTTCCACTGCCCTCGATCTCAAGCCTGATATCAGAATCGTACAATACAAGAGATCAGCTAGATCAAGGAATGGACCCGAGAATGGCTTGCTGATATATGATGCACATGCAGCACTTACATCCAATAATCTCCCGTATCTGATTCACCCTCGCCACCAAAGCAACTAACCTGAGATTAGATGAACTCATGAGTATATATTGATCACCCTGATGTTCTATCAGGAATACAACTAATTTACTTGAAGACGGCACCATTAGTTCTTCCTTTACAATATGCTCATTTTGCAAAGGTTGTCACTGAGTCCAATGTCTTATTCCAAATACTCTCTAGGAAACTAACATCAAACATAGTACTGAAGTCAGAATCGGTTGAAAGTTTTCAAGTTAATAACTGGTGCATCTCTTACATTATCATATGCACTACTTTCGAAACTTGCATTTGTTTCAGAGGATGAATAATTGCAAGAAATTAACCGTAAGGCCAGCCAATTATTGGTATTCAGAAGTCAATTAGGATTAATGGTGATTAAGTTCTTATTGGACTTTGTAATAACTACTCTCTCCATCCCGTAATaaaagatgttattacaaccaattaGTGGCACAAAACTGAAAATTCTGAAAGGAAATATTCCTTGTCATTGGGTCAGCGTGTATGTCTTGTTGATGATCTTCAGCTGACCACATCAGATTCCACTCTAGGCCACTAAACTTTTTCGAGTGTGTCAAAAAGGTCACTGATCTATTAATTTGCACTTATAGGTAACTGAACCGAGATAGGCAGATCACTATACAGCACTTCAGTGCCACATTGAATTCATGCATAACATGGTGATGCGTGTACTAACTTAATTTACTAGAGTGACCTAAGTTAAAATTAGAAGGATGGTAACCTATTCGGCACAGAGAAAAAGATTAGTCACCCAGAGTAATTTACTCTTGAAATTAAGTTGTTAGCGCTCCATTTATATGACAATACTTGTTctgaaaaatgcaaaaaaaaagatcTGCCTAAATATGGATTGACTGATTAATTTAATCCACAACTGCAGTAAATGATCCCCACATACACAATGGTGACCCTTTACCCACCAGCAACAGTTAGGCTGCATTTGGCATTGCAGTATATTATCATAATCTTGTTTGCACCGCCTGCCTTTTCCTATTTTAGTGTTTGTTTAAACCACTTTTGCCTATTTTTGTGGCTAATTTTCAACAGAAGATCATAAATTGGTGCAGCGCAGCACAGTAACCACAAACTGAGCCTTAATAGGTCAATTAATCGGCAGATAGATCCATTTTCCACACCAATGAGAATAACTCCACCAATTTTACCACATAAGATTAAACTGCATTCAAAAATGGTTCTACAAATGGAAGAATGAATAACAGTTGTCTAATTGTTAAAAATCCATATCATGCATAACAAAAAATTATAAGCCGCAAGTTACTgacctccaaatttcctgtaatgGGAGAAGCATGCAGATGACTGTGCAACCACTTTCTTGTCCTCATATGTTGAAGCCTTACGATTGTTCCATGTGTTATAGGATGGCCTTGTTTTGCTGAAGTATCCGGCTGAGGTCTCACGATCTGCATTCTCAGACATAATATATAAATAATTTGTCAAGAAAAAACTTCACACAAAACTTCTAACCATTTGTTATGAATTATTATGGTAACAAAAAACTAAAATATGTTCCACCATGAATAATAGAAGAAAACATACTCCATCTGTCCCAAAATAACCTGCTCAACTTTTTCTACTAAAAACATGTCTAGATGTAGCCGTATCTAGACAAACTTGAGCAGCTTattctgggacggagggagtacttattcTTAGCAAATGTTATGCTGAAACTTCATATGACGAATTCCAATACATAAGTATTTAGTGTATTGAATTCGAACAAGCTTTTGAGCAATTTACTTGGGCCATCCATCTTCCTCCATCCAAGGGTTTAGATTGAACATGGTGACCTATTACCACCTAGGACGCAAATAGGTCATTGTGACTCTAAATTAGGTAATGATCACTTTTATATTACAATATGTTACCACATAGGAAATGTTGCATTTAGAAAGTATTAATTGGCGATATAAAAAATTGTTATTGCATATTTCTACCGCATATATGAGAGGCAATTGAGTCCATCTTGTGCATGCAAACGGATGCATCTGTGGGGCATTATTGGCATAGTAATATTTTTGTAGATCAGTATGCATAGTAACGTGACATATACCGTTGAACTTGGTGATATATAAATGCTAATattaatattttattttattttatttttacacTCATGGCAAGCTCAAAAGGTAATTGTGCTTGTCTGCATATTCTCACATGCTGGGACAACTGAACTTGACATAGATAACGATGGCCAGCCAAAATTCTTTGGAGTGTAAAAACTTCCATCAGCATAAGGGTGCAAAAAAAACCAGATTTGAGGCGTGAGCTTTCGGACTATGTTTATAGGGACTGGGGAACGTTGTTTATAGGGACTAGTTACCTGTTTTAGCCGATAAATCATGCATGTGCTAATAATTTAGCCCCACATACTATAAAACCATCGGTTTAGATTGATCTAGTACGCTTAGGTCCTAGGAGGTAAGTTGGAGCATGGTAAAAGAGCTCTTTTTCTATAAAAGAAGGCGATGAAATGGTCAATAATCTCCTGGAGGGTATTACTTCAAATGATCAGTACAAGTATGTGTCCAAGCCCATGAAGTAAGGATGGTGGAGTGTGCTATAACCTAAAAGTCAACACTAATTAGTTCAGAGGTAAGTATACCAAATACTGCAATGAATTATGACCCAAGTAGAATTTTCAAACCCGAACTCGAATAATCGGGTAGAGATCTGCCCTCAACTATCAAGACCGTTTGGCGCCTAGTGTTCAATATTTTTAAGGACACAATGTTAATGTCGTGAAAAATATCAAGTCAGCATCACGCAATTTAAAAAAATCCAAATAtttaaataaatagaaaatactgACAAAGATATTctgaaaaaatacaaaaatacaagAATTTTGCAATAATGGGCTTCAAAATCAAAAATAGATATAATaaataaaacaaagaaaaaaaaacagaaaaggtgGGCTGCTGTAATACGGAAAAAAACTATGAAATTGCTAACATGTATAAAGAATCGACTCATATATCAACTTCTGGATAGGTATGTAAAAAATAATTACTTATTTTATCCTTTATTAATTATCATATATTCCTTAATTTTTGGGTGATTGTCCCACTACAAAATAATcacactccctccgattcatattatttgATGTTAATATGgacgtatctagacatattttagttgtagatacgttcattttagcatcaagtaatatggatcagagggtgtattattttatttaccggtttttcttgaatttttttttgatattCCTTTGTATCTTGGCAAACAGGGTGTACCCCGTTGTAACTAGAGCCAAGAGAAGCTCGGTTATCAGCTTGGACTCCTGACTGATGGTTGTTGCATGACATCGCCGTATGCCATGCGGAAGGTGTGATGGTCAGTTCACATATTAATTATGGGCTGGATTTTGGTGGAATTTGTGTGGAGAGCGAAGGAGGTTGTTCTAATGTCCCAGAAAATATTGCATGTTAGTTTTTGCTTGCTGTGTTAATTTTTGCAttatcatgacatcatgcatTCTCTTTTGCATATTTTTGACCCAAAATTATTTTTTGAAAACCCTGTTTTGTTTGATAAAATATCCATATTTATGGTTTTGTAAAGCCACTCCCCTCCTTTTCTTACTTTAAATTAAACTAAACTTCCTATCCGTTTTAAACCTCAAAATGTTTTCTCGTTTCACACAAAATAAAAGTAGGCAAAAATCCCACTTAACGTTCGAAACTAGCCCAAGCCACGTACTTCTTTGGCTTATATAAGGGCAGCCAGCATTTATTCTTCCTCCGAACCTAGCACTAGATCTGAGCCAAAATTCCCCTCCTCTTTCCCCTAAATTGAAGATCTAAATCCCCTCTTTTTTTTTGCCTCGCCTCTTCCTCAAAATTCTCCACAATTTCTTCCTAAAAAAAACTGTCCTTCCGTAAATCCATAACTGCGCCGCCGGTTCTTCTATTTCCTGGTTGAGTCCATGCCAGTCTACTCCCAGCGCCTACCACCGCCAAGCAGCCGCATGCATGACGCCTGGGTGACCCGCCGCTGCCTTTTTAAAGCAGCACAATGTTGTGGAGGAACAGCTCCACCTTGCTGCTACAATGTGAACAGCACAAATATTGAAGTAACCACTTCAATGTGctgcgctagatatcgctctaggtaagctagatatcgctctaggggcgagGCTGAGTTTAGTCCAAAACTCTCAACACACGAGATCTAGTCCAAGATCTAAGACAAGAACACAAAGTTCCAGTCATTTGATAGGTAGTGGGTACATAATCCGGTTTTTTCCATAGCTAGAGGTGaggacctctatttataggccTCATGAACCTCCACTACCTACCTCTACTTATAGCAGAAGGTTCTGGATAATATTACTTAAAACTAGGAAAGCAAACACAAACAACATGGATACACCTCACACTAGAACACTGTAGAAACTAAGATCAATTATCAGTTGAATTCTCTCCACCACTAGGCATCTGAATTGCTTCAGCCGCTCCCGGTTCGCTGCCTGCTACTTCTGGAATAGTATTGCTGCTAACATCAATTTTCTTGTGGCGCCTCTGGTATGTCCAGCAACAAAAGGAGTCCACGGGAGCATATCTCTTAGACTTATACACTAGGTCAGGTTTACTATTTTTTGTTGAGGTTTTGCTATTTCATTCTCCAAATCTAATATATCTTGAGAGGAGTACTCTGATGGTCTGTTTAGCCTACCCAATTACACAATCTTAGCCTAAAACATATACTAACTCTATTAAAGACAATGTTCTAACCATGCAAACTCAAAGCCAatattttgtcaaaattttgaattgaacaaCTGAAGAATAATATATTTCCGGATACTTAGATTAGCCAATCAGAAATAACGTCACAGGTTTTTCCACAAAAATATTGAATAATATTGTAATGTTATTACTTTACTTTCTACAAAAGATCTCTACGAGGAGTacttatctctatctctactacttaaaaagagggAAGACGTTCCGCCGACAATCCATCTCATGGTACGTCCTCAGCTTTGTCCCGCTTCGCCCCGCACACggatgggccaagcccaacaaatGAGAAGGTTTCCTGCCAATGTGATGGTCTGTCTTTCTTCATCCCGCATGCGAAGGTCCGCTCATCTCTGTATTCAGTGCCCACACGCGGTCGTCGCCTAAATCCCGAAATCATCGCGGGAGTCATTCGCATTATCCACGCACACAAATCGCTCGCGTCGCAATCAACTAATCAGGTGCTCAGTCATCTTCTCCTTTCAGTTCTTGGAGATCATGGCCTCCGCACTCCGCCCCACATAGGTCAGCTCCCACTCGCCGATGTTGATCGGCCGTGTGCTGGGGTTCCCTCTCTTGTCGGGATGCAAATCCAGCCACCGCCTTCGTTCCCCTCATTCCTAGGGATGCGCCGCCGCCCCGCCTTCGTTCCCCTCTGCCGTTCCTCCATGCGGTTGGAGATGCAGCCACTGTTCCTCCATGGGGCAAGGGACGATGCAGAAGCTCTCGCCCTTACTCAGCGCGGTCGGGGATGACACAGACTCTGTTGCCTTCCTCCACGCCATCCGGGAGGCAAAAGTCTCCCTCAGATCAAAGACCTGAACTTGTATCACCGACCTTCTTCTGTACTAAGAGGTCAGTGAGGACTGCAAGTTTGATTTATACCTCCTATAACTCAGATTCGAAATCCCTATGATTGAATCCTTGATATAATTTTGAAGCTTGCAGGCAATATATATAGTAATGGTAAGTTTTAATTTGCAAAATAGTAATTTTTTATATCATATCTTTTTTATTACTCACAATTGCATCTGGAGCTGCTAATACAGTAGGTACAGTTGTATCTACAAATGCTGATATTCTGTCTATGTTTATTCCAGGTGTTCGAACATGTTCCATTTGCCTGATTCCTAAGTAGAAGTGTTTGCCTCATCTATTATGAAACTAGATGAGTTGTTTAATGATGTACTGGTTGCACAAGTTGATGGCTTACGTAGTCTGTACTGGACTGCACTAGCTTGTTCTAAGATGTCAAGTATTTATAGTTGCTATATGCTGATTCGCAGGTCCAATCCATATGAAAATTATGCTATATATGTTGTGTTAACCTTGCTGATGTATTGGTTTCTTTAATACATGAACATGCTTTTGACCAGTTGTACTTGACGGCATCGATAGCGACCGCTCCTGTAGAAGCAAAAGCTTTGGTAATCCTTGCAGTATAAACTGCACTTTTCTTCAGTTTCGTCAGGCCATAACTTATCCCTTGCGAATCAGTTGTTTTCCATTGACTTGCTAAAAGCAAAATTGACTTAGTATAATATTCTGCATGCTGCATATCTGAGTGAGAAATGGAccttgtatttttttttcttaatcTTTCATATCTGATGTACACCATACTGAGCGCATGTAATAATAATGATGCACCATTTCTGGCCTTTGTATTGCCTTGCAATTTCGCAGAGGATTGAAAGAATGGATGTATTTCTGTAAAAATCATCAGGCATGCATTTCTCTTAAACAGTCTGACTATTTATTGAAAATAACCTAATTGGTTAATGCATTATCTTTGTAAGAACCTGGACCAATTAAATGATTATGAGAACCTGAACTAATTAAAATGATTGTATGTGCATGGACCTGACCTGTCAGTACATACTTTTACTAGCTACTTTGGAAGTTCAAGGTGTGAACTGGTTTGCTAACTAGATCTTATTGGTATTTTAGCACCATGCTCCCATTTATCATGATGATTAGCACATATCAAAGCATCTAATGGATTGGAcgagaccttcttcttcttcacttcctgTTCAGGGATTACCAGCAACGATATTGTAGTTTCTAACCGACAAAGACATGAGGGAGCTCAATGCGTTTTTTATAGATGCCTAAGATATGTAACTAGGTAAATAGAAGTTGTGTGAGTCACAACTTAAATGATCCCATGGCCTGATAGATGTTCCGACACCCTTTGTAGGTTGAGATGGCCGGTCGGAATCTGGGATAGGGATGAGTATGAACATGAGGAATGGCCTTGAGCTTGGCGAGCACGTAGTGTCATGGTCTGACCAGGCGAAGGAGGGGAGAAGGAAAGGATAGGCACGAGGAGGACGAGAAGATGAGGATATACAATGTGGCTAACTGATGTGCCGAGCCGAGGCCAAGGCGGTGGCGCACGGTGGGTGGGTGGTCCACAACCAAATTCCGTTGGTATGTGCCATTAAATTTGCTGCGGACTATCGAAATCGTAATCAATCGTACTCATCGACCCATGGATGCAGTATGGAGCAGTCAGTGCACATATCAAAGGTACACTGCATCTTTCTTAGTGTTTTTCCTGTATTATTTTGCTACATTCCCATCTTCAGTTTAACATCATATCTACTTATTCCAGTTTCAAGGTTATAGGTCGAGGTCTGCCTCCATATGACCTGCATGATTCATGCAGATTGTGTAGATCCGTGGCAGCAGCGACCAGCATATGTCGGATTGCTGGACTCTGGCCTTACTTCGGCTTTGAAAGTAGTCTTGCTTATCACAGGTAAGAGAAGGGATGTACCTTCCTCTTTCCAATCAGATCTGTTTTGTGGTAAGGTATTAGTATAATTCAATTGTTTATTACTCTTTCAGAGGTAATATAGTATCAATGAAATTTACCATGGATATAAATAATTTGGGTATCCTAGGTTTATAATATATTTGTGCCCAGTGTATTTCTTCAGATTTGGAGAAATGACCTTTAAAGAAAATTTAATATGAATATTTCATTTATAACTGTTTTACCAATATTTTCTGTTTAATAACTGTTTACCAATATTTTCTTGTGAACATGTATGCGAGTCTAGACAATCGGTAGATTCTAAATTATTGAAAATTTAGTGGTTGCTAATTTTTTAGGGCAACAACTTTACTAACAATTATTGTTGAATAAGGTGTATATGTCTTAGCTAAATCGTTTGTTGAAATCTAAAATCAATTCAATATTACTGTATGCTGCGCACAACCCCCTTTTTTGTTTTGATCCAAGACATGAGGCTTCTGCGATGAACCAACTTATGTGAACTTACTGTAGCTTATTTCATGGATACATTGTCTTAACCTTAAATCCTTTTATTACAGACGAATGGTATACCAATAAATATACGTAATTACACACTCTTGCCACAACCTCCTTAAATGTATTATCGATCAGTGTGCCAAACTTGATAacacttttttttttataattgtaCGTTTTCTCTTTagattttatctttcagtctaaaGGTGCTTAGCAGGAGCTTCTAGCTTCTAGATGGGAAAAATGTACCTTGCCAACACAAATCTGTTTACAACATGTAATGTGCCATATCTGTAATAAACTAAAATTATAGGTACTTGTAGATTGAATAACTTTTGAAACAATTTAATGTTAGACTGGTCTACAATGGTGAAGAACTAAAGATACATAAGGCACCTACATGGTCACAGCTTTAGATTGGATCTCTTGAATGTAACCGAATGATAATGATAGGTGCTTTCAGTAAAATAAGTTGTACGCAACATAGATATAAATACTTTTATGGACTGTTTAAatgttaataatcttgatgtcacTGTACAATCAAAATACATCACAAAGGCTAGAGTTATCATGGCAATCAAATATTAGAGTACCAATAAGTTTAAGTGTTTGGCTAAACCAAACTGGAATCAAGCTTCTGTCCCTTATGGTTGTGCCAAATAATTACTTTTCTGTTATTTAAGATGGTATGTGTTATAGGAAGTCAACGTTGAGGTCTATATTTTTGGTTTCGTCGGCAAATATTTATAGATATGTAATTGAATGAACTCAGATGATATATTTCCATGACCATATATTGGAAATTCCTCTCAAGGAGCACATGAGGTATTTTTACTGTGTGGGGATAGCAAAGGAACAtgtgttgcacttgatggttgagGGAGGTGGAAGCAGCAAAAGAAACATGTTGTAAAGAAACTCGTGTTGCACTTGATGCGTTTGGTATCTAAGGTTTTATAATGAAAAATAGAGTGTGGTTCATTATTGAGCTTTGGAAATGAGATACTATGATCAGTTCTAACTTTTGACACTTGTGATGTCCACTTGAAATATAAAACCCAGCACGAAGATGCTTATCAGTGCAAAAAGGTGGATTTTCAAGCGCATTATGTTCACATGTGGATGTGAATGAAGacacgtgcaacgcacgggcactcaacTAGTATTTCGCTAGAAATCAAATTATCAAAGCTACGGTATGTAACATCATTCCCATCACTTGGCTTTATGCAGATATACACTCAGCTAGACAGAAGAAAAGGTGCATATCCCATGCCACATCTGGATAAATGGTTATTGAGCTATCTTGAGAGTTTCTacataatttgaaataaaaaatgTCCAGTTCATTGAAATTATTTTACTTAATTAGCTTATTTTTTGGGGATAAAACATCTCAAACAGACTGTTTTACAGAAGACATACAAGTAAGTTCTGGACAGATTCAATGGGTCAATGCCCGTAAATCAGCAAGGTCCAACAGCCAAGAGAAAAATGGAGTTACCTTAATGAGTGAATGCACGGAAAAAAATAATCAGAAATGGAAAGTAATTGAGCAAAACCAGATTAACACACTTATGGTCTTTCTGTTCCAGGTTAAGAATGTAAATCCAAGGGACGCGCCTAGAATCAGTACTAAACATGGAGTAATTCGTGGAAGTTATAATCAATTTGAACTTGCAAAAACAAGCACACGTCAAAATCACATAGGAGCAACCAAGTGATAGTCGCTGGATTGAACAGAATCCTAGTGTAGGTTGAACGTTCCAATGCCAATAATATAGTATGAGGATGTGAACAAATTTTTTTTGGTACAGCGTTAGAGATGTACGTACATACCCAGTAGCTATTGGCGTCGTCCACATTGGGGAAGCCGGTGACCGACTGCTGGCCGCTCCCAGATCCATAGGGCACGTCGTGGGAATGCAGCCGAAACTTGGTCCTCTCATGCATCAACTTGATCACTGATCCGTAGGAAATCTAACAAGGAATTGGAGAAACAATGGTATCACTGGTCCGATCCATGAGAGACTTGTCAATCTCAAACGCACAAGGACGGAGGCAGAAAATTAGCCACCTCGACAGCAGTATCCGGTTCGGCGGCGTAGGACTGCGCCGGCGACGCCTCAGGGAAATCGAGGCCGAGGTAGAGCAGCAACGCGAGCGCCAAGGACGCGGCAGCCATC contains the following coding sequences:
- the LOC124685603 gene encoding stromal cell-derived factor 2-like protein, producing MAAASLALALLLYLGLDFPEASPAQSYAAEPDTAVEISYGSVIKLMHERTKFRLHSHDVPYGSGSGQQSVTGFPNVDDANSYWIVRPQPDTSAKQGHPITHGTIVRLQHMRTRKWLHSHLHASPITGNLEVSCFGGEGESDTGDYWMLEIEGSGKTWRQKQRIRLRHVDTGGYLHSHDRKYTRIAGGQQEVCGVGDKRPDNVWVAAEGVYLPVSQPK